The following coding sequences are from one Carassius gibelio isolate Cgi1373 ecotype wild population from Czech Republic chromosome B7, carGib1.2-hapl.c, whole genome shotgun sequence window:
- the nfx1 gene encoding transcriptional repressor NF-X1 isoform X21 — protein MAEASVTDTSKLNPESAEFVPQAKTTQPYSRRSYRQQHHTQDWRAQHVRPHHHIRPSDETKLSQDESDNPDNNALLPPELPIRGDVRGRGRGGRQRGGRGDVRRINDRHAPSERWTKPGSDNDSSGWEHRACDRERPNSPTSNRSTDEDKKERSAVEANVRVSYQASRRKQINKARADRSIKEPQPKDQVENRENQADAGVTRPAAVHEHPEPEQRNFKGWRGGDRRMQPSSWRKGPAPSHGIEGNWREREPAQIREEERRGAEDESRRHEESSRNRGAARGEERRGVEDESRRHEESSRTRGAVRGEERRGVEDEGRRHEESSRTRGAVRGEERRGVEDEGRRHEESSRTRGAVRGEERRGVEDESRRHEESSRTRGAARDRGAVRGEERRGVEDEGGRHEESSRNRGAARGEERRGVEDESRRHEESSRNRGAARGKRPLIQNPGSRRGAGPERRTGLVKHVEPPKSKETQTGCLIEQLTEEKYECMVCCEVIRVMAPVWSCQSCYHVFHLNCIKKWARSPASQADDGSEGWRCPACQHVALKAPNAYSCFCGKVTNPEFQRTEIPHSCGDMCGKKRSGGECNHPCNILCHPGPCPQCPAFITKSCICGKMRKQVRCSQTGPLLCEEVCGAPLNCSEHFCAQVCHSGPCQPCQLRVQQACFCGVAFREVACGTDREKFDGSGHFSCCKPCGKMLDCQSHRCQQICHPGQCQSCPLSPKLVHSCSCGQTLLSKLLEFGYPERKSCTDPIPSCGKTCNKPLPCGDGDSVHLCEKLCHEDSCGPCSLTSSIKCRCGSNSKEVPCAAIQTEQDMVFTCEKRCNKKRSCGRHKCGELCCVDVEHKCSMICGYKLNCGLHRCQDLCHRGNCQPCWQTSFDELACYCGETVLFPPIPCGTRPPECKNLCTRSHDCDHPVFHSCHSEERCPPCTYLTKKWCMGNHEQRSNIPCHLQDISCGLVCDKLLPCGSHHCKKICHRGECQAEGECKQPCTHPRASCGHPCAAPCHPGTPCPPTICSAKVALQCDCGRKKETVPCADAASSYQRYAAIAVASKLSDMQLGESVDIGPLTKKEQRKARLECDQECAALERNRRLAEALQIDLSVDPFNKSASSKYSDSLKEDARKDFKFVSEIEEEIKNLVELVNKGKQPKRSHCFPPMKREHLRIIHELAEAYGVETVSYDSEPKRNVVVTAVRGKSVCPNTSLAALIERETVSRAPPPIAHIKQHTSKADNSNAWMNQSKEEPTIDYFDVQD, from the exons TCAGGATGGGAACACAGAGCTTGTGACCGTGAGCGACCCAACTCACCCACTTCTAATAGATCCACAGATGAGGATAAGAAAGAAAGATCAGCTGTGGAAGCCAATGTAAGAGTGTCTTATCAAGCTAGCCGACGTAAACAGATCAATAAAGCAAGAGCAGATAGATCGATAAAGGAGCCTCAGCCCAAGGACCAAGTGGAGAACCGGGAAAACCAGGCTGATGCAGGAGTCACAAGGCCTGCAGCAGTTCATGAACATCCAGAGCCTGAGCAGAGGAACTTTAAGGGTTGGAGAGGTGGAGATCGCCGCATGCAGCCCAGTTCCTGGAGGAAAGGTCCGGCCCCTAGCCATGGGATTGAGGGTAACTGGAGAGAAAGAGAACCTGCTCAGatcagagaggaggagaggagag gtgcaGAAGATGAGAGCAGAAGACACGAGGAGTCCAGCAGGAACAGAGGAGCTGcgagaggggaggagaggagag gtgtaGAAGATGAGAGCAGAAGACACGAGGAGTCCAGCAGAACCAGAGGAGCTGtgagaggggaggagaggagaggtgtaGAAGATGAGGGCAGAAGACACGAGGAGTCCAGCAGAACCAGAGGAGCTGtgagaggggaggagaggagaggtgtaGAAGATGAGGGCAGAAGACACGAGGAGTCCAGCAGAACCAGAGGAGCTGtgagaggggaggagaggagaggtgtaGAAGATGAGAGCAGAAGACACGAGGAGTCCAGCAGAACCAGAGGAGCTGCGAGAGACAGAGGAGCTGTGAggggggaggagaggagaggtgtaGAAGATGAGGGAGGAAGACACGAGgagtccagcagaaacagaggagCTGcaagaggggaggagaggagag gtgtaGAAGATGAGAGCAGAAGACACGAGgagtccagcagaaacagaggagCTGCGAGAGGGAAAAGGCCACTAATACAGAATCCAGGGTCGAGGAGAGGAGCAGGTCCAGAGCGACGGACCGGACTGGTGAAGCACGTGGAGCCTCCCAAAAGCAAAGAAACCCAGACAG gttGTCTAATTGAGCAGCTGACGGAGGAGAAGTATGAGTGTATGGTCTGTTGTGAAGTGATTCGGGTCATGGCTCCAGTTTGGAGCTGTCAGAGCTGTTACCACGTATTTCACCTTAACTGCATCAAGAAATGGGCTCGCTCCCCAGCATCTCAAGCTGATG ATGGCAGTGAAGGTTGGCGTTGTCCTGCATGCCAGCATGTGGCTCTCAAAGCCCCTAATGCATACTCCTGCTTCTGTG GAAAGGTGACCAATCCTGAGTTTCAGCGCACTGAGATCCCTCATAGCTGTGGAGATATGTGTGGGAAAAAGCGGAGTGGAGGGGAATGCAATCACCCCTGTAACAT CTTGTGCCATCCTGGGCCCTGCCCACAGTGTCCAGCTTTTATCACAAAGTCCTGCATTTGTGGTAAAATGAG AAAGCAGGTTCGTTGCAGTCAGACAGGACCTCTGCTTTGTGAGGAGGTCTGTGGAGCTCCTCTGAACTGCTCCGAGCACTTCTGTGCCCAGGTGTGCCATTCAGGGCCATGCCAACCCTGTCAACTTCGTGTTCAGCAAG CCTGCTTCTGTGGAGTGGCATTCAGGGAGGTGGCGTGTGGGACTGATCGGGAAAAGTTTGATGGATCAGGACATTTCTCCTGTTGCAAGCCCTGTGGAAA GATGCTTGACTGCCAGTCCCATCGCTGTCAGCAGATCTGCCATCCTGGGCAGTGTCAGTCATGTCCACTCAGCCCCAAGCTGGTGCACAGTTGTTCATGTGGACAGACTTTATTATCTAAGCTTCTGGAGTTTGGCTATCCAGAGAGAAAGAGCTGTACTGACCCGATCCCCTCCTGTGGCAAGACCTGCAACAAGCCGCTGCCATGTGGAGATGGTG ATTCTGTCCACTTGTGTGAAAAGCTCTGCCATGAGGACAGCTGTGGCCCGTGCTCTTTGACCTCATCTATTAAATGCAGATGTGGCAGCAACAGCAAG GAAGTTCCTTGTGCGGCCATTCAGACTGAAC AAGACATGGTGTTTACGTGTGAGAAACGCTGCAACAAGAAGCGCTCCTGCGGCAGGCACAAGTGTGGAGAGTTGTGTTGTGTG GATGTGGAGCATAAGTGCTCAATGATTTGTGGTTACAAACTCAATTGCGGTCTTCACCGATGCCAGGACCTTTGTCACCGTGGGAACTGCCAGCCTTGTTGGCAAACTA GTTTTGATGAGTTGGCGTGCTACTGTGGGGAGACTGTGCTCTTCCCGCCCATCCCTTGTGGAACGAGACCTCCTGAATGTAAAAACTTATGTACCCGAAGTCATGATTGTGATCATCCAG TGTTCCATTCATGCCATAGTGAGGAGAGATGTCCTCCCTGTACCTACCTCACCAAGAAGTGGTGCATGGGTAATCATGAG CAAAGGAGTAATATCCCATGCCACCTGCAGGACATCTCGTGTGGTTTAGTGTGTGACAAGCTCTTACCCTGTGGTTCTCATCACTGTAAGAAAATATGTCACCGTGGGGAATGCCAGGCAGAGGGAGAGTGTAAGCAGCCATGCACTCACCCTAGAGCTAGCTGTGGACACCCCTGTGCTGCTCCGTGCCACCCAGGCACCCCCTGTCCACCCACCATCTGCAGTGCCAAG GTGGCACTGCAGTGTGACTGTGGCCGAAAGAAAGAGACCGTTCCTTGTGCTGATGCAGCCAGTTCCTACCAAAG ATATGCAGCTATTGCCGTTGCCAGTAAGCTGTCAGATATGCAGCTGGGAGAGTCCGTTGACATTGGACCGCTCACAAAGAAAGAGCAGAGAAAGGCCAG GTTGGAGTGTGATCAAGAATGTGCTGCACTGGAGAGGAACAG GCGGCTGGCTGAGGCCCTGCAGATTGATCTGTCAGTGGATCCCTTCAACAAGTCGGCGTCTTCCAAATATAGTGACTCTCTGAAAGAAGATGCAAG gaaAGATTTCAAGTTTGTTAGTGAAATTGAAGAGGAGATTAAGAATTTAGTTGAACTGGTCAACAAG ggtaAACAGCCTAAGAGGAGTCACTGTTTTCCACCTATGAAGCGCGAACATCTGAGAATTATCCATGAGCTAGCGGAGGCATATGGTGTGGAAACCGTCAGCTATGATAGCGAACCCAAGCGCAATGTTGTGGTTACTGCCGTCAG GGGGAAATCAGTGTGTCCTAACACCAGTCTGGCTGCTTTGATTGAAAGGGAAACTGTTTCCAGAGCTCCTCCTCCTATTGCCCACATCAAACAACACACAAGCAA GGCCGACAATAGTAATGCTTGGATGAATCAATCTAAAGAGGAGCCCACAATTGATTATTTTGATGTGCAGGATTGA
- the nfx1 gene encoding transcriptional repressor NF-X1 isoform X10, producing the protein MAEASVTDTSKLNPESAEFVPQAKTTQPYSRRSYRQQHHTQDWRAQHVRPHHHIRPSDETKLSQDESDNPDNNALLPPELPIRGDVRGRGRGGRQRGGRGDVRRINDRHAPSERWTKPGSDNDSSGWEHRACDRERPNSPTSNRSTDEDKKERSAVEANVRVSYQASRRKQINKARADRSIKEPQPKDQVENRENQADAGVTRPAAVHEHPEPEQRNFKGWRGGDRRMQPSSWRKGPAPSHGIEGNWREREPAQIREEERRGVEDEGRRHEESSRNRGAARGEERRGAEDEGRRHEESSRNRGAARGEERRGAEDESRRHEESSRNRGAARGEERRGAEDEGRRQEESSRNRGAVRDRGAVRGEERRGVEDEGRRHEESSRTRGAVRGEERRGVEDESRRHEESSRTRGAARDRGAVRGEERRGVEDEGGRHEESSRNRGAARGEERRGVEDESRRHEESSRNRGAARGKRPLIQNPGSRRGAGPERRTGLVKHVEPPKSKETQTGCLIEQLTEEKYECMVCCEVIRVMAPVWSCQSCYHVFHLNCIKKWARSPASQADDGSEGWRCPACQHVALKAPNAYSCFCGKVTNPEFQRTEIPHSCGDMCGKKRSGGECNHPCNILCHPGPCPQCPAFITKSCICGKMRKQVRCSQTGPLLCEEVCGAPLNCSEHFCAQVCHSGPCQPCQLRVQQACFCGVAFREVACGTDREKFDGSGHFSCCKPCGKMLDCQSHRCQQICHPGQCQSCPLSPKLVHSCSCGQTLLSKLLEFGYPERKSCTDPIPSCGKTCNKPLPCGDGDSVHLCEKLCHEDSCGPCSLTSSIKCRCGSNSKEVPCAAIQTEQDMVFTCEKRCNKKRSCGRHKCGELCCVDVEHKCSMICGYKLNCGLHRCQDLCHRGNCQPCWQTSFDELACYCGETVLFPPIPCGTRPPECKNLCTRSHDCDHPVFHSCHSEERCPPCTYLTKKWCMGNHEQRSNIPCHLQDISCGLVCDKLLPCGSHHCKKICHRGECQAEGECKQPCTHPRASCGHPCAAPCHPGTPCPPTICSAKVALQCDCGRKKETVPCADAASSYQRYAAIAVASKLSDMQLGESVDIGPLTKKEQRKARLECDQECAALERNRRLAEALQIDLSVDPFNKSASSKYSDSLKEDARKDFKFVSEIEEEIKNLVELVNKGKQPKRSHCFPPMKREHLRIIHELAEAYGVETVSYDSEPKRNVVVTAVRGKSVCPNTSLAALIERETVSRAPPPIAHIKQHTSKADNSNAWMNQSKEEPTIDYFDVQD; encoded by the exons TCAGGATGGGAACACAGAGCTTGTGACCGTGAGCGACCCAACTCACCCACTTCTAATAGATCCACAGATGAGGATAAGAAAGAAAGATCAGCTGTGGAAGCCAATGTAAGAGTGTCTTATCAAGCTAGCCGACGTAAACAGATCAATAAAGCAAGAGCAGATAGATCGATAAAGGAGCCTCAGCCCAAGGACCAAGTGGAGAACCGGGAAAACCAGGCTGATGCAGGAGTCACAAGGCCTGCAGCAGTTCATGAACATCCAGAGCCTGAGCAGAGGAACTTTAAGGGTTGGAGAGGTGGAGATCGCCGCATGCAGCCCAGTTCCTGGAGGAAAGGTCCGGCCCCTAGCCATGGGATTGAGGGTAACTGGAGAGAAAGAGAACCTGCTCAGatcagagaggaggagaggagag gtgtaGAAGATGAGGGCAGAAGACACGAGGAGTCCAGCAGGAACAGAGGAGCTGcgagaggggaggagaggagaggtgcaGAAGATGAGGGCAGAAGACATGAAGAGTCCAGCAGGAACAGAGGAGCTGcgagaggggaggagaggagaggtgcaGAAGATGAGAGCAGAAGACACGAGGAGTCCAGCAGGAACAGAGGAGCTGcgagaggggaggagaggagaggtgcaGAAGATGAGGGCAGAAGACAAGAGgagtccagcagaaacagaggagCTGTGAGAGACAGAGGAGCTGtgagaggggaggagaggagag gtgtaGAAGATGAGGGCAGAAGACACGAGGAGTCCAGCAGAACCAGAGGAGCTGtgagaggggaggagaggagaggtgtaGAAGATGAGAGCAGAAGACACGAGGAGTCCAGCAGAACCAGAGGAGCTGCGAGAGACAGAGGAGCTGTGAggggggaggagaggagaggtgtaGAAGATGAGGGAGGAAGACACGAGgagtccagcagaaacagaggagCTGcaagaggggaggagaggagag gtgtaGAAGATGAGAGCAGAAGACACGAGgagtccagcagaaacagaggagCTGCGAGAGGGAAAAGGCCACTAATACAGAATCCAGGGTCGAGGAGAGGAGCAGGTCCAGAGCGACGGACCGGACTGGTGAAGCACGTGGAGCCTCCCAAAAGCAAAGAAACCCAGACAG gttGTCTAATTGAGCAGCTGACGGAGGAGAAGTATGAGTGTATGGTCTGTTGTGAAGTGATTCGGGTCATGGCTCCAGTTTGGAGCTGTCAGAGCTGTTACCACGTATTTCACCTTAACTGCATCAAGAAATGGGCTCGCTCCCCAGCATCTCAAGCTGATG ATGGCAGTGAAGGTTGGCGTTGTCCTGCATGCCAGCATGTGGCTCTCAAAGCCCCTAATGCATACTCCTGCTTCTGTG GAAAGGTGACCAATCCTGAGTTTCAGCGCACTGAGATCCCTCATAGCTGTGGAGATATGTGTGGGAAAAAGCGGAGTGGAGGGGAATGCAATCACCCCTGTAACAT CTTGTGCCATCCTGGGCCCTGCCCACAGTGTCCAGCTTTTATCACAAAGTCCTGCATTTGTGGTAAAATGAG AAAGCAGGTTCGTTGCAGTCAGACAGGACCTCTGCTTTGTGAGGAGGTCTGTGGAGCTCCTCTGAACTGCTCCGAGCACTTCTGTGCCCAGGTGTGCCATTCAGGGCCATGCCAACCCTGTCAACTTCGTGTTCAGCAAG CCTGCTTCTGTGGAGTGGCATTCAGGGAGGTGGCGTGTGGGACTGATCGGGAAAAGTTTGATGGATCAGGACATTTCTCCTGTTGCAAGCCCTGTGGAAA GATGCTTGACTGCCAGTCCCATCGCTGTCAGCAGATCTGCCATCCTGGGCAGTGTCAGTCATGTCCACTCAGCCCCAAGCTGGTGCACAGTTGTTCATGTGGACAGACTTTATTATCTAAGCTTCTGGAGTTTGGCTATCCAGAGAGAAAGAGCTGTACTGACCCGATCCCCTCCTGTGGCAAGACCTGCAACAAGCCGCTGCCATGTGGAGATGGTG ATTCTGTCCACTTGTGTGAAAAGCTCTGCCATGAGGACAGCTGTGGCCCGTGCTCTTTGACCTCATCTATTAAATGCAGATGTGGCAGCAACAGCAAG GAAGTTCCTTGTGCGGCCATTCAGACTGAAC AAGACATGGTGTTTACGTGTGAGAAACGCTGCAACAAGAAGCGCTCCTGCGGCAGGCACAAGTGTGGAGAGTTGTGTTGTGTG GATGTGGAGCATAAGTGCTCAATGATTTGTGGTTACAAACTCAATTGCGGTCTTCACCGATGCCAGGACCTTTGTCACCGTGGGAACTGCCAGCCTTGTTGGCAAACTA GTTTTGATGAGTTGGCGTGCTACTGTGGGGAGACTGTGCTCTTCCCGCCCATCCCTTGTGGAACGAGACCTCCTGAATGTAAAAACTTATGTACCCGAAGTCATGATTGTGATCATCCAG TGTTCCATTCATGCCATAGTGAGGAGAGATGTCCTCCCTGTACCTACCTCACCAAGAAGTGGTGCATGGGTAATCATGAG CAAAGGAGTAATATCCCATGCCACCTGCAGGACATCTCGTGTGGTTTAGTGTGTGACAAGCTCTTACCCTGTGGTTCTCATCACTGTAAGAAAATATGTCACCGTGGGGAATGCCAGGCAGAGGGAGAGTGTAAGCAGCCATGCACTCACCCTAGAGCTAGCTGTGGACACCCCTGTGCTGCTCCGTGCCACCCAGGCACCCCCTGTCCACCCACCATCTGCAGTGCCAAG GTGGCACTGCAGTGTGACTGTGGCCGAAAGAAAGAGACCGTTCCTTGTGCTGATGCAGCCAGTTCCTACCAAAG ATATGCAGCTATTGCCGTTGCCAGTAAGCTGTCAGATATGCAGCTGGGAGAGTCCGTTGACATTGGACCGCTCACAAAGAAAGAGCAGAGAAAGGCCAG GTTGGAGTGTGATCAAGAATGTGCTGCACTGGAGAGGAACAG GCGGCTGGCTGAGGCCCTGCAGATTGATCTGTCAGTGGATCCCTTCAACAAGTCGGCGTCTTCCAAATATAGTGACTCTCTGAAAGAAGATGCAAG gaaAGATTTCAAGTTTGTTAGTGAAATTGAAGAGGAGATTAAGAATTTAGTTGAACTGGTCAACAAG ggtaAACAGCCTAAGAGGAGTCACTGTTTTCCACCTATGAAGCGCGAACATCTGAGAATTATCCATGAGCTAGCGGAGGCATATGGTGTGGAAACCGTCAGCTATGATAGCGAACCCAAGCGCAATGTTGTGGTTACTGCCGTCAG GGGGAAATCAGTGTGTCCTAACACCAGTCTGGCTGCTTTGATTGAAAGGGAAACTGTTTCCAGAGCTCCTCCTCCTATTGCCCACATCAAACAACACACAAGCAA GGCCGACAATAGTAATGCTTGGATGAATCAATCTAAAGAGGAGCCCACAATTGATTATTTTGATGTGCAGGATTGA
- the nfx1 gene encoding transcriptional repressor NF-X1 isoform X13 translates to MAEASVTDTSKLNPESAEFVPQAKTTQPYSRRSYRQQHHTQDWRAQHVRPHHHIRPSDETKLSQDESDNPDNNALLPPELPIRGDVRGRGRGGRQRGGRGDVRRINDRHAPSERWTKPGSDNDSSGWEHRACDRERPNSPTSNRSTDEDKKERSAVEANVRVSYQASRRKQINKARADRSIKEPQPKDQVENRENQADAGVTRPAAVHEHPEPEQRNFKGWRGGDRRMQPSSWRKGPAPSHGIEGNWREREPAQIREEERRGVEDEGRRHEESSRNRGAARGEERRGAEDEGRRHEESSRNRGAARGEERRGAEDESRRHEESSRNRGAARGEERRGAEDEGRRQEESSRNRGAVRDRGAVRGEERRGVEDESRRHEESSRTRGAVRGEERRGVEDEGRRHEESSRTRGAVRGEERRGVEDEGRRHEESSRTRGAVRGEERRGVEDESRRHEESSRNRGAARGKRPLIQNPGSRRGAGPERRTGLVKHVEPPKSKETQTGCLIEQLTEEKYECMVCCEVIRVMAPVWSCQSCYHVFHLNCIKKWARSPASQADDGSEGWRCPACQHVALKAPNAYSCFCGKVTNPEFQRTEIPHSCGDMCGKKRSGGECNHPCNILCHPGPCPQCPAFITKSCICGKMRKQVRCSQTGPLLCEEVCGAPLNCSEHFCAQVCHSGPCQPCQLRVQQACFCGVAFREVACGTDREKFDGSGHFSCCKPCGKMLDCQSHRCQQICHPGQCQSCPLSPKLVHSCSCGQTLLSKLLEFGYPERKSCTDPIPSCGKTCNKPLPCGDGDSVHLCEKLCHEDSCGPCSLTSSIKCRCGSNSKEVPCAAIQTEQDMVFTCEKRCNKKRSCGRHKCGELCCVDVEHKCSMICGYKLNCGLHRCQDLCHRGNCQPCWQTSFDELACYCGETVLFPPIPCGTRPPECKNLCTRSHDCDHPVFHSCHSEERCPPCTYLTKKWCMGNHEQRSNIPCHLQDISCGLVCDKLLPCGSHHCKKICHRGECQAEGECKQPCTHPRASCGHPCAAPCHPGTPCPPTICSAKVALQCDCGRKKETVPCADAASSYQRYAAIAVASKLSDMQLGESVDIGPLTKKEQRKARLECDQECAALERNRRLAEALQIDLSVDPFNKSASSKYSDSLKEDARKDFKFVSEIEEEIKNLVELVNKGKQPKRSHCFPPMKREHLRIIHELAEAYGVETVSYDSEPKRNVVVTAVRGKSVCPNTSLAALIERETVSRAPPPIAHIKQHTSKADNSNAWMNQSKEEPTIDYFDVQD, encoded by the exons TCAGGATGGGAACACAGAGCTTGTGACCGTGAGCGACCCAACTCACCCACTTCTAATAGATCCACAGATGAGGATAAGAAAGAAAGATCAGCTGTGGAAGCCAATGTAAGAGTGTCTTATCAAGCTAGCCGACGTAAACAGATCAATAAAGCAAGAGCAGATAGATCGATAAAGGAGCCTCAGCCCAAGGACCAAGTGGAGAACCGGGAAAACCAGGCTGATGCAGGAGTCACAAGGCCTGCAGCAGTTCATGAACATCCAGAGCCTGAGCAGAGGAACTTTAAGGGTTGGAGAGGTGGAGATCGCCGCATGCAGCCCAGTTCCTGGAGGAAAGGTCCGGCCCCTAGCCATGGGATTGAGGGTAACTGGAGAGAAAGAGAACCTGCTCAGatcagagaggaggagaggagag gtgtaGAAGATGAGGGCAGAAGACACGAGGAGTCCAGCAGGAACAGAGGAGCTGcgagaggggaggagaggagaggtgcaGAAGATGAGGGCAGAAGACATGAAGAGTCCAGCAGGAACAGAGGAGCTGcgagaggggaggagaggagaggtgcaGAAGATGAGAGCAGAAGACACGAGGAGTCCAGCAGGAACAGAGGAGCTGcgagaggggaggagaggagaggtgcaGAAGATGAGGGCAGAAGACAAGAGgagtccagcagaaacagaggagCTGTGAGAGACAGAGGAGCTGtgagaggggaggagaggagaggtgtaGAAGATGAGAGCAGAAGACACGAGGAGTCCAGCAGAACCAGAGGAGCTGtgagaggggaggagaggagaggtgtaGAAGATGAGGGCAGAAGACACGAGGAGTCCAGCAGAACCAGAGGAGCTGtgagaggggaggagaggagaggtgtaGAAGATGAGGGCAGAAGACACGAGGAGTCCAGCAGAACCAGAGGAGCTGtgagaggggaggagaggagag gtgtaGAAGATGAGAGCAGAAGACACGAGgagtccagcagaaacagaggagCTGCGAGAGGGAAAAGGCCACTAATACAGAATCCAGGGTCGAGGAGAGGAGCAGGTCCAGAGCGACGGACCGGACTGGTGAAGCACGTGGAGCCTCCCAAAAGCAAAGAAACCCAGACAG gttGTCTAATTGAGCAGCTGACGGAGGAGAAGTATGAGTGTATGGTCTGTTGTGAAGTGATTCGGGTCATGGCTCCAGTTTGGAGCTGTCAGAGCTGTTACCACGTATTTCACCTTAACTGCATCAAGAAATGGGCTCGCTCCCCAGCATCTCAAGCTGATG ATGGCAGTGAAGGTTGGCGTTGTCCTGCATGCCAGCATGTGGCTCTCAAAGCCCCTAATGCATACTCCTGCTTCTGTG GAAAGGTGACCAATCCTGAGTTTCAGCGCACTGAGATCCCTCATAGCTGTGGAGATATGTGTGGGAAAAAGCGGAGTGGAGGGGAATGCAATCACCCCTGTAACAT CTTGTGCCATCCTGGGCCCTGCCCACAGTGTCCAGCTTTTATCACAAAGTCCTGCATTTGTGGTAAAATGAG AAAGCAGGTTCGTTGCAGTCAGACAGGACCTCTGCTTTGTGAGGAGGTCTGTGGAGCTCCTCTGAACTGCTCCGAGCACTTCTGTGCCCAGGTGTGCCATTCAGGGCCATGCCAACCCTGTCAACTTCGTGTTCAGCAAG CCTGCTTCTGTGGAGTGGCATTCAGGGAGGTGGCGTGTGGGACTGATCGGGAAAAGTTTGATGGATCAGGACATTTCTCCTGTTGCAAGCCCTGTGGAAA GATGCTTGACTGCCAGTCCCATCGCTGTCAGCAGATCTGCCATCCTGGGCAGTGTCAGTCATGTCCACTCAGCCCCAAGCTGGTGCACAGTTGTTCATGTGGACAGACTTTATTATCTAAGCTTCTGGAGTTTGGCTATCCAGAGAGAAAGAGCTGTACTGACCCGATCCCCTCCTGTGGCAAGACCTGCAACAAGCCGCTGCCATGTGGAGATGGTG ATTCTGTCCACTTGTGTGAAAAGCTCTGCCATGAGGACAGCTGTGGCCCGTGCTCTTTGACCTCATCTATTAAATGCAGATGTGGCAGCAACAGCAAG GAAGTTCCTTGTGCGGCCATTCAGACTGAAC AAGACATGGTGTTTACGTGTGAGAAACGCTGCAACAAGAAGCGCTCCTGCGGCAGGCACAAGTGTGGAGAGTTGTGTTGTGTG GATGTGGAGCATAAGTGCTCAATGATTTGTGGTTACAAACTCAATTGCGGTCTTCACCGATGCCAGGACCTTTGTCACCGTGGGAACTGCCAGCCTTGTTGGCAAACTA GTTTTGATGAGTTGGCGTGCTACTGTGGGGAGACTGTGCTCTTCCCGCCCATCCCTTGTGGAACGAGACCTCCTGAATGTAAAAACTTATGTACCCGAAGTCATGATTGTGATCATCCAG TGTTCCATTCATGCCATAGTGAGGAGAGATGTCCTCCCTGTACCTACCTCACCAAGAAGTGGTGCATGGGTAATCATGAG CAAAGGAGTAATATCCCATGCCACCTGCAGGACATCTCGTGTGGTTTAGTGTGTGACAAGCTCTTACCCTGTGGTTCTCATCACTGTAAGAAAATATGTCACCGTGGGGAATGCCAGGCAGAGGGAGAGTGTAAGCAGCCATGCACTCACCCTAGAGCTAGCTGTGGACACCCCTGTGCTGCTCCGTGCCACCCAGGCACCCCCTGTCCACCCACCATCTGCAGTGCCAAG GTGGCACTGCAGTGTGACTGTGGCCGAAAGAAAGAGACCGTTCCTTGTGCTGATGCAGCCAGTTCCTACCAAAG ATATGCAGCTATTGCCGTTGCCAGTAAGCTGTCAGATATGCAGCTGGGAGAGTCCGTTGACATTGGACCGCTCACAAAGAAAGAGCAGAGAAAGGCCAG GTTGGAGTGTGATCAAGAATGTGCTGCACTGGAGAGGAACAG GCGGCTGGCTGAGGCCCTGCAGATTGATCTGTCAGTGGATCCCTTCAACAAGTCGGCGTCTTCCAAATATAGTGACTCTCTGAAAGAAGATGCAAG gaaAGATTTCAAGTTTGTTAGTGAAATTGAAGAGGAGATTAAGAATTTAGTTGAACTGGTCAACAAG ggtaAACAGCCTAAGAGGAGTCACTGTTTTCCACCTATGAAGCGCGAACATCTGAGAATTATCCATGAGCTAGCGGAGGCATATGGTGTGGAAACCGTCAGCTATGATAGCGAACCCAAGCGCAATGTTGTGGTTACTGCCGTCAG GGGGAAATCAGTGTGTCCTAACACCAGTCTGGCTGCTTTGATTGAAAGGGAAACTGTTTCCAGAGCTCCTCCTCCTATTGCCCACATCAAACAACACACAAGCAA GGCCGACAATAGTAATGCTTGGATGAATCAATCTAAAGAGGAGCCCACAATTGATTATTTTGATGTGCAGGATTGA